A part of Gramella sp. MAR_2010_147 genomic DNA contains:
- a CDS encoding CocE/NonD family hydrolase, with the protein MKIFKYPLFSILLLFVMNPVLAQSETEYDVKSNYDKMEVDIPMRDGVKLHTTIYTPKDTSQEYPILMQRTPYSSRPYGEDQFRSKIGPNEIMMKEGNIIVYQDVRGRWMSEGKYDNMRAYIPNKKGKEFDEASDTYDTIEWLINNVENNNGRVGTWGISYPGFYATYSLLSGHPALKAASPQASIGDFFFDDFHHNGAYLLSYWRATAVFGYQHDKPTDTAWYDFPKLGTEDQYQFFMDNGPLSNLDEYYKEDNEFWQQLKDHPNYDEFWQKRGIVQHMKDIKPAVMIVGGLFDAEDLYGPFAIYKSIEENSDNYNSIVFGPWSHGDWARESGRQGVGNVYFGDSISTHFQRDYETEFFNHFLKKKTKDMLRLPEAHIYDTGLRQWNDYAEWPPKNTSSKTWYLGDDQKFTQEPTDNKEEFISDPEKPVSYNNEIKMVFTPREYMTGDQRFAARRPDVLVFETEVLEEDMKLSGPIEAMLKVATTGTAADWIVKVVDVYPPDAENYEETMPHLKMSNYHMMVRSEVMRGRFRNSFEDPEAFEANKKTDVNIKLQGINHTFKKGHKLQVQIQSTWFPLIDRNPQTFVDNIFEAEQEDFQKQTHTVFGDSAIKFSVLED; encoded by the coding sequence ATGAAAATCTTCAAATACCCCCTGTTTTCAATACTTCTTTTGTTTGTAATGAATCCGGTTTTAGCGCAGTCGGAAACTGAATATGACGTAAAATCAAACTATGATAAGATGGAAGTAGATATCCCAATGAGGGATGGTGTAAAACTTCATACCACTATCTATACTCCAAAAGACACATCGCAGGAATACCCAATATTGATGCAACGAACTCCATATAGTTCAAGACCTTATGGAGAAGATCAATTCCGTTCTAAAATTGGCCCGAATGAGATCATGATGAAGGAAGGTAATATCATCGTCTACCAGGATGTTCGGGGTAGATGGATGAGTGAAGGGAAATATGACAATATGAGGGCTTATATTCCGAATAAAAAAGGGAAAGAATTTGATGAAGCAAGTGATACCTATGACACGATAGAATGGTTAATTAATAATGTTGAAAATAATAACGGAAGAGTTGGAACCTGGGGGATTTCTTATCCGGGATTCTATGCGACCTACTCTTTATTGAGTGGACACCCAGCTTTAAAAGCTGCATCTCCACAGGCCAGTATCGGAGATTTCTTTTTTGACGATTTTCATCATAATGGAGCTTATTTATTGAGCTACTGGAGAGCTACGGCAGTTTTTGGATATCAGCATGATAAACCAACAGATACAGCCTGGTACGATTTCCCAAAACTAGGTACTGAAGATCAGTATCAATTTTTTATGGATAATGGTCCGCTAAGTAATCTGGATGAGTATTATAAAGAAGATAATGAATTCTGGCAGCAATTGAAAGATCACCCCAATTATGATGAATTCTGGCAAAAAAGAGGCATTGTTCAGCATATGAAAGATATCAAACCGGCGGTGATGATCGTTGGAGGATTATTTGATGCGGAAGATCTTTACGGCCCTTTTGCTATCTATAAAAGTATCGAAGAGAATAGCGATAACTATAATAGCATTGTTTTTGGACCCTGGAGTCATGGCGATTGGGCAAGAGAATCTGGCAGACAGGGTGTTGGAAATGTTTATTTTGGAGATAGTATCTCAACTCATTTCCAGAGAGATTATGAAACTGAATTCTTCAATCATTTTCTGAAAAAGAAAACCAAAGATATGCTAAGACTTCCTGAGGCTCATATTTACGACACAGGTCTTAGACAATGGAATGATTATGCAGAGTGGCCTCCAAAAAACACATCTTCTAAAACATGGTATTTAGGAGATGATCAGAAATTTACACAAGAGCCAACCGATAATAAGGAAGAATTCATCAGTGATCCTGAAAAGCCGGTTTCTTATAATAATGAGATCAAAATGGTATTTACCCCGCGTGAATATATGACGGGAGATCAGCGTTTTGCTGCAAGAAGACCGGATGTGCTTGTTTTTGAAACTGAAGTATTGGAAGAAGATATGAAACTTTCCGGCCCAATAGAAGCTATGCTTAAAGTAGCAACTACCGGAACCGCTGCAGACTGGATAGTGAAAGTGGTAGATGTTTACCCGCCAGATGCTGAAAATTATGAAGAAACGATGCCGCATCTCAAAATGAGCAATTATCATATGATGGTTAGAAGTGAGGTGATGCGAGGAAGATTTAGAAACAGCTTTGAAGATCCTGAAGCTTTTGAGGCGAACAAAAAGACTGATGTGAATATTAAATTACAGGGAATTAACCATACGTTTAAGAAAGGACACAAGCTGCAAGTACAAATTCAAAGTACATGGTTTCCATTGATAGACAGAAATCCGCAGACATTTGTAGATAATATTTTCGAAGCTGAACAGGAAGATTTTCAGAAACAGACTCATACCGTTTTTGGAGATTCAGCCATTAAATTTTCAGTATTAGAAGATTAG
- a CDS encoding DUF885 domain-containing protein has translation MKLNNIYILFLGLFIISCGNDKKNGNFSEEEMEKNSADLNTYFDKEFQKEIEESPMMQTRFGMKSDYGKWDDFSNLKYAEDLEQAKERLEYLDKIDTEALNDETRLSYELFRRQVKNEIDDYKYRFYDYPVNQMHGFHAELPAFLINMHRIDSVPDAKAYISRLVGMEKVMDDIIEQLKLREQNGIIPPKFVFDRTLDASRNIIKGKPFTKSTEASTLMEDFNSKIEKLEISEEEKTVLVNEAETALVDHVHPAYKSLVEFLENQQQRATEEAGVWKFPKGDEFYNNALNRVTTTNLSAEEIHEIGLNEVARIHGEMEKIMEEVGFEGSLQDFFEFMKNDEQFYYENTEAGKAAYLKKAKELINQMKAKLPELFNTMPEADIVVKAVEPFREKSAGKAFYQQPAIDGSRPGTYYANLYDMAAMPKYEMEALAYHEGIPGHHMQIAIAQELDSIPEFRKFSFFTAYVEGWGLYSEYIPKEIGFYKDPYSDFGRLAMELWRSCRLVVDTGIHAKKWTRQEGIDFYKKNTPAAESACVKMVERHIVMPGQATAYKIGMNKILDLRDNAKEQLGENFDIKEFHDVVLTDGALPLTILESKVDSWVISKNK, from the coding sequence ATGAAATTAAATAATATATATATCCTCTTTCTTGGACTCTTTATTATTTCCTGCGGAAACGATAAAAAGAACGGGAATTTTTCCGAAGAAGAAATGGAGAAAAATTCAGCCGATCTGAATACTTATTTCGATAAGGAATTTCAAAAGGAAATTGAAGAATCACCGATGATGCAGACTCGTTTTGGAATGAAATCTGACTATGGGAAATGGGATGACTTCTCCAACCTCAAGTATGCTGAAGATCTTGAACAGGCAAAAGAACGCCTGGAATATCTTGATAAAATAGATACTGAAGCTTTGAACGATGAGACCAGATTAAGCTATGAGCTTTTTAGAAGGCAGGTTAAGAATGAGATAGATGATTATAAATACAGGTTTTATGATTACCCTGTAAACCAAATGCATGGGTTTCATGCTGAATTGCCTGCATTTCTAATTAACATGCACCGCATAGATTCAGTCCCAGATGCGAAAGCCTATATTTCCAGACTTGTGGGTATGGAAAAGGTGATGGATGATATTATTGAACAGTTAAAATTAAGAGAGCAGAACGGCATAATTCCGCCAAAATTTGTTTTCGATAGAACTTTAGATGCTTCCAGAAATATCATCAAAGGTAAACCATTCACTAAATCTACCGAAGCAAGTACGTTAATGGAAGATTTCAACTCCAAGATCGAGAAACTTGAAATTTCAGAAGAAGAAAAGACCGTACTGGTAAATGAAGCAGAAACGGCCCTCGTAGATCACGTGCATCCGGCATATAAAAGTCTTGTGGAATTCCTGGAGAACCAGCAACAAAGAGCCACTGAAGAAGCCGGGGTATGGAAGTTTCCGAAAGGTGATGAATTCTATAACAATGCCTTAAACAGAGTAACTACCACAAACCTTTCCGCAGAAGAGATCCATGAAATTGGACTGAACGAAGTGGCAAGAATTCATGGTGAAATGGAAAAGATCATGGAGGAGGTTGGTTTTGAAGGATCCCTGCAGGACTTCTTTGAGTTTATGAAAAACGATGAGCAGTTTTATTATGAAAATACCGAAGCTGGAAAAGCAGCTTACTTGAAAAAGGCAAAGGAGCTTATTAACCAGATGAAAGCAAAACTTCCGGAATTGTTTAATACGATGCCTGAAGCTGATATTGTGGTGAAAGCGGTGGAACCTTTTCGTGAGAAAAGTGCTGGTAAAGCATTTTATCAGCAACCTGCGATAGACGGTTCCAGGCCGGGTACTTATTATGCCAATTTATATGATATGGCGGCAATGCCTAAATATGAAATGGAGGCGCTGGCGTATCACGAAGGTATTCCGGGACATCATATGCAAATTGCGATCGCCCAGGAGCTGGATAGTATTCCGGAATTTAGAAAATTCAGTTTTTTCACCGCTTATGTAGAAGGCTGGGGATTGTATAGCGAATATATACCCAAGGAGATAGGTTTCTACAAAGACCCGTATTCAGATTTTGGAAGACTTGCCATGGAACTTTGGAGATCCTGCAGATTGGTTGTAGATACGGGAATCCATGCAAAAAAATGGACCAGACAGGAAGGCATAGATTTTTATAAAAAGAATACACCTGCAGCTGAAAGTGCCTGTGTGAAAATGGTAGAGCGGCATATTGTGATGCCAGGACAGGCTACAGCCTACAAGATTGGGATGAATAAGATCCTGGATCTAAGAGATAACGCAAAAGAGCAATTAGGGGAAAACTTTGATATTAAAGAATTTCACGATGTTGTTCTTACAGACGGAGCTTTACCGCTAACTATCCTGGAATCCAAAGTAGATTCCTGGGTGATATCAAAAAATAAATAG
- a CDS encoding aldose epimerase family protein: MSEIQKSDLKVIDLVNSSKSRLQILNYGATIFSFKMYDKNDDLIDLVVGPKQPEDYLTQDYREKNKCFGASIGRFAGRISNGKFQIDDEEYQLYQLEERVHLHGGEAGFQYKFWEVERIDKGENPSVTLSYTSEHLEEGYPGRLQVKAKYTLTEENEIKISYSARTDKTTIVNITNHSYFNLNGGGSVSDHFMQVNASKILELDEKNLPTGNLTKLKKSPKDYRENKLLGNRELDDVFVLDVMENEVQAQLFSSLSGIKMKLSSNQPVLVIYSPETLPDSLVYLSEIDKKYPAVALEAQNYPDAPNFRNFPSSLLEPGEFYENNITFSFSVKK; this comes from the coding sequence TTGAGCGAGATCCAGAAATCTGACCTTAAGGTTATAGACCTTGTGAATTCGAGTAAAAGTCGGTTACAGATTTTAAACTACGGAGCGACTATCTTCAGTTTTAAGATGTATGATAAAAATGATGATCTTATAGATCTGGTGGTTGGACCTAAGCAGCCTGAAGACTACCTAACCCAGGATTACCGGGAGAAAAATAAATGTTTTGGAGCTAGCATTGGTAGGTTTGCCGGAAGGATTTCTAATGGGAAGTTTCAAATCGATGATGAAGAATATCAACTTTATCAACTGGAAGAGCGAGTTCATCTACATGGTGGCGAAGCTGGATTTCAGTATAAATTCTGGGAGGTTGAAAGGATAGATAAAGGGGAGAATCCTTCGGTAACCTTGTCTTATACCAGTGAACATCTGGAAGAAGGATATCCGGGAAGGCTGCAGGTTAAGGCTAAATATACCTTAACCGAGGAGAATGAGATAAAAATATCATATTCCGCAAGAACAGATAAAACAACTATTGTAAATATCACCAATCACTCTTATTTCAATCTCAACGGGGGAGGTAGTGTAAGTGATCATTTTATGCAGGTAAATGCTTCTAAAATCCTGGAACTGGATGAAAAGAATTTACCAACTGGAAATCTTACCAAGTTAAAAAAGAGTCCAAAGGATTATAGGGAGAATAAGTTGCTTGGAAATAGGGAACTGGATGATGTTTTTGTGCTGGACGTTATGGAAAATGAAGTGCAGGCACAGTTATTCTCATCTTTAAGCGGTATTAAAATGAAGTTAAGCAGTAATCAGCCGGTTTTGGTTATTTATTCTCCGGAAACACTGCCAGACTCTCTGGTCTATTTAAGTGAGATTGATAAAAAGTATCCTGCTGTGGCATTGGAAGCACAAAATTATCCCGATGCTCCAAACTTTAGAAACTTCCCATCAAGTTTGCTGGAACCCGGTGAATTCTATGAAAACAACATCACATTTTCTTTTTCTGTAAAGAAATAA